Proteins found in one Gordonia sp. PDNC005 genomic segment:
- a CDS encoding acyl-CoA dehydrogenase family protein: MDFGFDAKTAELVEGVTAFMESHVYPAEKVFHDQLLAAGDDRWAWDSMPILQELRAEARSRGYWNFFLPGEGGAGLTNLQYAPIAEITGRSGHLAPAVFNCSAPDTGNMEVLNEFGTDAQKAQWLEPLLDGQIRSAFAMTEPDVASSDATNIGLSIVRDGDEYVINGRKWWITGAMNPNAKIFVVMGKTDPDAPRHAQQSQVLVPRDTPGLEVVRPMEVFGYDDHSHGGHAELRFTDVRVPVENIIASEGAGFAIAQARLGPGRIHHCMRAIGLAERAIELMCDRASNRVAFGRPLAEQGVIRDWIAESRVRVEQLRLLVLKTAWLMDTVGNKGAHTEIQAIKIATPRTVQWILDKAIQTHGAGGLSQDFPLAESYAAIRTLRFADGPDEVHKNSLAKNEIRRQQNR; encoded by the coding sequence ATGGATTTCGGATTCGACGCGAAGACCGCCGAACTCGTCGAGGGTGTCACAGCGTTCATGGAATCGCATGTGTACCCGGCGGAGAAGGTGTTCCACGATCAGCTGCTCGCCGCGGGTGACGACCGGTGGGCATGGGACTCCATGCCGATCCTGCAGGAACTGCGCGCCGAGGCCCGCAGCCGTGGGTACTGGAACTTCTTCCTGCCCGGAGAGGGCGGCGCCGGCCTGACGAATCTGCAGTACGCGCCGATCGCCGAGATCACCGGGCGCAGCGGTCACCTGGCGCCTGCCGTGTTCAACTGCTCGGCTCCGGACACCGGCAACATGGAGGTGCTGAACGAGTTCGGCACCGACGCGCAGAAGGCCCAGTGGCTCGAGCCGCTGCTGGACGGTCAGATCCGGTCGGCGTTCGCCATGACCGAACCCGACGTCGCGAGCTCGGACGCCACCAACATCGGACTGTCGATCGTGCGGGACGGTGACGAGTACGTCATCAACGGCCGCAAGTGGTGGATCACCGGCGCGATGAACCCCAACGCCAAGATCTTCGTCGTGATGGGCAAAACCGACCCGGACGCCCCGCGCCACGCGCAGCAGTCCCAGGTCCTCGTTCCGCGGGACACTCCCGGGCTCGAAGTGGTCCGTCCGATGGAGGTGTTCGGATACGACGATCACAGCCACGGCGGCCACGCCGAACTGCGGTTCACCGACGTCCGTGTCCCGGTGGAGAACATCATCGCCTCCGAAGGTGCGGGATTCGCGATCGCGCAGGCCCGTCTCGGACCCGGCCGCATCCATCACTGCATGCGTGCGATCGGCCTCGCCGAGCGTGCCATCGAGCTGATGTGCGACCGCGCGTCGAACCGCGTCGCATTCGGTCGTCCGCTCGCCGAGCAGGGCGTGATCCGCGACTGGATCGCCGAGTCGCGGGTCCGCGTCGAGCAACTGCGGCTGCTGGTCCTCAAGACTGCGTGGCTGATGGACACGGTCGGCAACAAGGGTGCGCACACGGAGATCCAGGCGATCAAGATCGCCACTCCGCGCACCGTCCAGTGGATTCTCGACAAGGCGATCCAGACGCACGGCGCAGGTGGCCTGTCGCAGGACTTCCCGCTCGCGGAGTCGTACGCGGCGATCCGCACCCTCCGCTTCGCGGACGGCCCGGACGAGGTTCACAAGAACTCCCTCGCCAAGAACGAGATCCGTCGCCAGCAGAACCGCTGA
- the thiD gene encoding bifunctional hydroxymethylpyrimidine kinase/phosphomethylpyrimidine kinase, with the protein MTIAGSDSGGGAGIQADLRTFALLGLHGCVAVTAVTVQNSLGVSGVQTIDPDVVAAQIRTVTSDIGLMAVKTGMLATAEIISAIADACTEVGIGGGGVPLVVDPVCASMHGDPLLAADALDTLVGRMFPLADIVTPNLDEVRLITGIDVVDADTQRAAARALRDRGARWALVKGGHLRGSDRSPDLLFDGDDYIEIDGPRIDTAHDHGAGDTLAAAICSALAHEYSVPDAVAFAKGWVTRGLESAYPLGAGHGPVNPLWRVG; encoded by the coding sequence ATGACGATCGCCGGGTCCGACTCCGGCGGCGGCGCCGGAATCCAGGCCGACCTTCGGACGTTCGCGCTCCTCGGGCTCCACGGCTGTGTCGCCGTGACCGCGGTGACCGTCCAGAACAGTCTCGGGGTCAGCGGTGTGCAGACGATCGACCCCGATGTGGTGGCCGCGCAGATCCGGACGGTCACCTCCGACATCGGGCTGATGGCCGTGAAGACGGGGATGCTGGCGACCGCCGAGATCATCTCGGCGATCGCCGACGCGTGCACCGAGGTCGGCATCGGCGGCGGAGGGGTGCCGCTGGTGGTCGACCCGGTGTGCGCGTCGATGCACGGCGACCCCCTGCTTGCGGCCGATGCCCTCGACACCCTGGTGGGACGCATGTTCCCACTGGCCGACATCGTGACGCCGAACCTCGACGAGGTTCGGCTCATCACCGGTATCGACGTCGTCGACGCCGACACTCAACGAGCGGCCGCACGAGCGCTGCGAGATCGTGGCGCACGGTGGGCGTTGGTGAAGGGCGGGCACCTTCGCGGCAGTGACCGCAGCCCCGACCTGCTGTTCGACGGTGACGACTACATCGAGATCGACGGACCTCGAATCGACACGGCGCACGATCACGGAGCAGGTGACACCCTCGCGGCCGCGATCTGTAGCGCGCTGGCCCACGAGTACTCGGTGCCCGACGCGGTGGCGTTCGCAAAGGGCTGGGTGACGCGCGGCCTGGAGTCCGCATACCCGCTCGGCGCAGGCCACGGCCCCGTCAATCCCCTCTGGCGCGTCGGCTGA
- the thiC gene encoding phosphomethylpyrimidine synthase ThiC yields MGTPMSADSVTTGPIQGSTKEYLHVDELRVPQRRVHLTNGEHLDLYDTSGPYTDSTVVIDVEAGLERTRDTWTSPAPVDGVATQLAWARAGVITPEMRYIAAREGVDVELVRSEVAIGRAVIPANRKHPECEPMIIGKAFAVKVNANIGNSAVTSSIAEEVEKMVWATRWGADTIMDLSTGKDIHVTREWIMRNSPVPVGTVPIYQALEKVNGDPTKLTWEIYRDTVIEQAEQGVDYMTVHAGVLLRYVPLTAKRVTGIVSRGGSIMAAWCLAHHTESFLYTHFDELCEILARYDITFSLGDGLRPGSIADANDEAQFAELRTLGELTKIAKGHGVQVMIEGPGHVPMHKIAENVRLEEEWCEEAPFYTLGPLATDIAPAYDHITSAIGAAMIAQAGTAMLCYVTPKEHLGLPNRDDVKVGVITYKIAAHAADLAKAHPRAQERDDALSKARFEFRWTDQFNLALDPDTAREYHDETMPAEPAKTAHFCSMCGPKFCSMRISADVRAYAEENNLVTADDIDRKIAQEMAAKSKEFAAAGNQVYLPLTEVSNDGVSKEEVAAP; encoded by the coding sequence ATGGGCACACCCATGTCTGCAGACAGCGTCACCACAGGCCCGATCCAGGGCAGCACCAAGGAATACCTGCACGTCGACGAACTGCGTGTTCCGCAGCGCCGCGTGCACCTGACCAACGGCGAGCACCTCGACCTGTACGACACCTCGGGTCCGTACACCGATTCGACCGTTGTGATCGACGTCGAGGCCGGTCTGGAGAGAACCCGCGACACCTGGACCAGTCCCGCCCCCGTCGACGGTGTCGCCACCCAGCTCGCATGGGCTCGGGCGGGCGTGATTACCCCGGAGATGCGCTACATCGCCGCCCGCGAGGGCGTCGACGTCGAACTGGTACGCAGCGAAGTCGCGATCGGCCGCGCGGTGATCCCGGCGAACCGCAAGCACCCGGAGTGCGAACCGATGATCATCGGCAAGGCCTTCGCAGTGAAGGTCAACGCCAACATCGGCAACTCGGCGGTCACGTCGTCGATCGCGGAGGAAGTCGAGAAGATGGTGTGGGCCACCCGCTGGGGCGCCGACACCATCATGGATCTCTCAACGGGCAAGGACATCCACGTGACCCGCGAGTGGATCATGCGGAACTCCCCCGTTCCCGTCGGCACCGTGCCGATCTACCAGGCCCTGGAGAAGGTCAACGGCGATCCGACCAAGCTCACCTGGGAGATCTACCGCGACACGGTCATCGAGCAGGCCGAGCAGGGCGTCGATTACATGACAGTGCACGCGGGAGTCCTCCTGCGCTACGTGCCGCTGACCGCGAAGCGTGTCACGGGCATCGTCTCGCGCGGCGGATCGATCATGGCGGCGTGGTGCCTGGCTCACCACACCGAATCGTTCCTGTACACCCACTTCGACGAACTGTGCGAGATCCTGGCACGCTACGACATCACGTTCTCGCTGGGTGACGGCCTACGCCCCGGGTCGATCGCCGACGCCAACGACGAGGCCCAGTTCGCGGAGCTCCGCACCCTCGGCGAACTGACGAAGATCGCCAAGGGCCACGGCGTCCAGGTGATGATCGAGGGCCCGGGCCACGTACCGATGCACAAGATCGCCGAGAACGTCCGCCTGGAAGAGGAGTGGTGCGAGGAGGCGCCGTTCTATACGCTCGGTCCGCTCGCCACCGACATCGCACCCGCGTACGACCACATCACGTCGGCGATCGGCGCCGCGATGATCGCGCAGGCCGGTACCGCGATGCTCTGCTACGTCACCCCGAAGGAACACCTCGGACTGCCGAACAGAGACGACGTGAAAGTCGGCGTCATCACCTACAAGATCGCCGCACACGCCGCCGATCTGGCGAAGGCGCATCCACGGGCACAGGAGCGGGACGACGCCCTCTCGAAGGCGCGATTCGAGTTCCGCTGGACCGACCAGTTCAATCTTGCGCTCGATCCCGACACTGCCCGCGAGTACCACGACGAGACGATGCCCGCCGAACCGGCGAAGACTGCACACTTCTGCTCGATGTGCGGCCCCAAGTTCTGCTCCATGCGGATCTCGGCCGACGTCCGCGCCTACGCCGAGGAGAACAACCTCGTCACCGCGGACGACATCGATCGGAAGATCGCTCAGGAGATGGCCGCGAAGTCCAAGGAGTTCGCGGCCGCGGGCAACCAGGTGTACCTGCCGCTGACCGAGGTTTCGAATGACGGGGTCTCGAAGGAAGAGGTCGCCGCACCGTGA
- a CDS encoding GNAT family N-acetyltransferase, translating to MHLRNRLGNHRHHPPHRSARSLLQQISEVVHNPDRERFELWVAGDLVGVLGYRIDAGEQTATILHTVLYDEYSGHGLATRLTGNAMEYMRDQGLRVRPLCTFTKRYVDEHPGVVALAPA from the coding sequence ATGCATCTGAGGAACCGTCTCGGGAACCATCGTCATCACCCGCCGCATCGTTCGGCGCGGTCGTTGCTGCAGCAGATATCGGAAGTCGTCCACAATCCCGACCGTGAGCGGTTCGAACTCTGGGTGGCAGGCGATCTCGTTGGGGTCCTCGGTTATCGCATCGACGCTGGGGAACAGACGGCCACCATCCTGCACACCGTGCTGTACGACGAATACTCCGGACACGGTCTGGCCACCCGCCTCACCGGCAATGCCATGGAGTACATGCGAGACCAGGGTCTGCGTGTCCGGCCGTTGTGCACGTTCACCAAGCGATACGTCGACGAGCATCCCGGCGTAGTTGCTCTCGCTCCCGCCTGA